Proteins encoded in a region of the Paenibacillus sp. W2I17 genome:
- a CDS encoding NUDIX hydrolase, giving the protein MDTKWLEWAKQIQAISQTGLTYAKDVYDIERYEELRRISIDILSNYTSVNKEKISLTFASDSGYATPKVDIRGVVFRENKVLLVREKIDGAWALPGGWSDIGLSPSEVAVKEIKEESGFDVVPMRLLAVLDKKFHGHPPEPYHVYKMFIRCDIVGGHAETGVETSAVDFFAIDALPELSLERNTLEQIKIIFEFLEQPDKEVILD; this is encoded by the coding sequence ATGGACACAAAGTGGCTAGAATGGGCAAAACAGATTCAAGCTATCTCACAAACAGGTTTAACCTATGCCAAGGATGTTTATGATATCGAGCGATACGAGGAATTGAGGCGCATTAGTATTGATATCTTAAGCAACTATACTTCTGTTAACAAAGAGAAAATATCACTTACATTTGCAAGTGATTCAGGTTACGCAACGCCTAAAGTCGATATTCGCGGTGTTGTTTTCAGGGAAAACAAAGTGCTTTTGGTTCGAGAGAAAATAGATGGCGCATGGGCATTACCAGGGGGATGGAGTGACATCGGCCTATCACCATCAGAAGTAGCTGTGAAAGAAATTAAAGAAGAATCCGGTTTTGATGTTGTGCCGATGCGGTTATTAGCAGTATTGGACAAAAAATTCCATGGACACCCACCTGAGCCTTATCACGTATATAAGATGTTTATCCGCTGTGACATTGTGGGAGGGCATGCGGAAACAGGTGTAGAAACCAGCGCAGTTGATTTTTTTGCTATCGACGCTTTACCTGAATTATCATTGGAAAGAAATACGCTGGAACAAATTAAAATCATATTCGAATTTCTTGAACAACCAGATAAAGAAGTCATTCTGGATTAA
- a CDS encoding ATP-binding protein, with translation MRNWVKNENVQMTAIAFTTAVGAQFKINPFREDYFRIGLGVSILLFLLMIMPHLSYVKTGILTGIANLLFQSADLINHVQTVSILESMRDNLGAGVYYVVFAYGLSKFKHRFHEMQPLLLGGLITCIDFSSNLVELLFRGMLSGTNIFYMKEWLYLLVVGGLRSYFVIGLYNSIAVRQMRLLHAEQEKRMEQMLSVNSGLYSEVFYLKKAMNTIEGITADSYDLYRDLREQDMNQYSQRTLGIAQQIHEVKKDSQRILAGLLKLYDNEKAVNMSLSEVLNFASKANRKYSEMLHKQVEIDIEQQYDCESPYYIPLLTVINNLIANAVEAIERDGTVRIRVYEQEDDVHFVVMDSGKGVPEAKRDVIFEPGYTTKFNEVGIAATGIGLSHVRDIVQSLAGQIKVQSAPPGEPGTTFAIAIPKMNLIKGADVDDTFYHDRG, from the coding sequence ATGCGCAATTGGGTCAAAAATGAGAATGTGCAGATGACGGCCATTGCCTTTACCACTGCGGTAGGGGCGCAATTCAAGATAAATCCGTTCCGGGAAGATTACTTCCGAATCGGGCTGGGGGTTAGCATCCTTTTATTTCTGCTGATGATCATGCCACACTTGTCTTATGTGAAGACAGGAATTCTGACAGGCATCGCGAATTTGCTGTTTCAGTCGGCAGATCTCATCAATCATGTACAGACCGTGTCCATTCTTGAAAGCATGCGGGACAATCTGGGGGCAGGCGTGTATTATGTTGTCTTTGCCTATGGGCTTAGCAAATTCAAGCATCGATTCCATGAGATGCAGCCTCTTCTGCTCGGCGGGTTAATCACATGTATCGATTTCTCCTCTAATCTTGTTGAGCTGCTTTTTCGCGGAATGTTAAGCGGGACCAATATCTTTTATATGAAGGAATGGTTGTATCTGCTTGTGGTAGGCGGTCTGCGAAGTTATTTTGTGATTGGGCTATATAACAGCATTGCGGTGAGGCAGATGCGGCTTTTACATGCAGAGCAGGAGAAGCGGATGGAGCAGATGCTGAGTGTGAACTCGGGTCTGTATAGCGAGGTCTTTTACCTGAAGAAAGCGATGAATACGATCGAAGGCATTACGGCAGACAGCTATGATCTATATCGCGATCTCCGGGAGCAGGACATGAATCAATACAGTCAGCGCACCCTGGGCATCGCTCAGCAGATTCATGAAGTGAAGAAGGATTCACAACGCATTTTGGCGGGTCTGCTGAAGCTGTATGATAACGAAAAAGCGGTTAACATGAGCTTATCCGAAGTGCTTAACTTTGCCAGTAAAGCAAACCGAAAATATAGTGAAATGCTGCATAAGCAGGTCGAGATTGACATCGAGCAACAGTATGATTGTGAGTCTCCGTATTACATTCCTCTTCTTACGGTAATAAACAACCTGATTGCCAATGCGGTGGAGGCGATTGAGCGTGATGGAACGGTCCGAATTCGTGTGTATGAGCAGGAAGATGACGTTCATTTCGTCGTGATGGATTCTGGGAAAGGCGTACCTGAAGCCAAACGGGATGTTATCTTCGAACCAGGCTATACAACAAAGTTCAATGAAGTTGGCATTGCCGCGACGGGCATTGGCCTGTCCCATGTACGTGATATCGTTCAGTCGTTGGCGGGACAGATTAAAGTGCAATCGGCGCCTCCAGGAGAGCCAGGGACAACATTTGCTATAGCTATTCCCAAAATGAATTTAATCAAGGGGGCCGATGTCGATGACACTTTCTATCATGATCGTGGATGA
- a CDS encoding response regulator codes for MTLSIMIVDDDVVSRSMLHDIIESCGIGELAGMAEGGIEGARKIMDLRPDVVLIDLLMPDQDGIETVAKLKHNGYTGKFIMISQVENKEMVGEAYQNGIEFFIHKPINRVEVEHVLSKVNEQWKYERYVLEIKQSMARLKLVEAPAPAQGRTVRYAARSILMDLGIIGESGSKDIVALMEYAIEQKRAGEWPPLKESYEAVAQTYKSTPKDVEKESKAMEQRIRRTVIAALKNMASIGLTDYSNHKFEHYAPLYFDFQDVRMKMRAMEEDQAGDKGKVNIKKFLHVFYMETLEKMNN; via the coding sequence ATGACACTTTCTATCATGATCGTGGATGATGATGTGGTGAGCCGGAGCATGCTGCATGATATCATTGAATCCTGTGGAATCGGCGAGCTTGCAGGCATGGCGGAGGGCGGCATAGAAGGAGCACGGAAGATCATGGATCTGCGTCCCGATGTGGTGCTGATTGATCTGCTGATGCCGGATCAGGACGGAATTGAGACGGTAGCGAAACTGAAGCACAACGGTTATACCGGGAAATTCATCATGATCTCTCAGGTAGAGAACAAAGAGATGGTAGGGGAGGCCTACCAAAACGGCATTGAATTCTTCATTCATAAACCGATTAATCGGGTGGAAGTGGAGCATGTGCTCAGCAAAGTGAATGAACAGTGGAAGTACGAACGATACGTGCTGGAGATCAAGCAGTCGATGGCTCGATTGAAGCTGGTGGAAGCGCCGGCCCCTGCCCAAGGTCGTACGGTGCGATATGCGGCAAGAAGCATTCTAATGGATCTGGGGATCATCGGAGAAAGTGGTAGCAAGGATATTGTGGCTCTCATGGAGTATGCGATTGAACAGAAGCGTGCCGGGGAGTGGCCACCCTTGAAGGAGTCCTATGAAGCGGTGGCTCAGACGTACAAGTCTACGCCCAAAGATGTGGAGAAAGAGAGCAAGGCGATGGAACAGCGCATTCGCAGAACGGTAATTGCCGCACTGAAGAACATGGCCTCGATTGGACTCACCGATTATAGCAACCACAAGTTTGAACATTATGCTCCCCTCTACTTCGACTTCCAGGATGTTCGAATGAAGATGAGAGCCATGGAAGAAGATCAGGCAGGTGACAAAGGCAAGGTTAATATCAAAAAGTTCCTGCATGTGTTCTACATGGAGACGCTTGAAAAGATGAATAATTGA
- a CDS encoding dihydrofolate reductase family protein: protein MNMSNNKTILYIAMSLDGYIARLDGSVDWLFDVEGDGGDNGYAAFYQTIGSLVMGRYTYEEVLTLSEEFPYADRPTYVLSRSEQPPAPHVQFTTETVDTLIPRLKQDSDGDVWIVGGGILVEAVLAKKLLDEIEVAIIPKILGEGIPLFPTGTVPSQFKMIRTQTLGQIISIRYEVQNSGTVDTPSNV, encoded by the coding sequence ATGAACATGTCTAATAACAAAACAATTTTGTACATTGCTATGAGTTTGGATGGATATATCGCAAGACTGGATGGTTCGGTCGATTGGTTATTTGATGTGGAGGGTGATGGTGGAGATAACGGGTATGCCGCCTTCTATCAGACGATCGGTAGCCTTGTTATGGGACGTTATACGTATGAAGAGGTGCTCACACTGTCTGAAGAATTTCCCTATGCGGATCGGCCAACATATGTGCTTTCTCGGTCGGAACAGCCGCCCGCTCCGCATGTACAGTTTACAACCGAGACAGTAGATACGCTCATTCCCCGGTTAAAGCAGGATTCTGATGGAGATGTGTGGATTGTGGGTGGCGGAATACTGGTTGAAGCTGTTTTAGCAAAAAAATTACTGGATGAGATTGAAGTCGCCATCATTCCCAAAATTCTTGGTGAAGGCATCCCCTTATTCCCGACAGGCACTGTGCCAAGTCAATTCAAAATGATCCGAACCCAGACGCTCGGACAGATCATCTCGATTCGTTATGAGGTACAGAACAGCGGAACAGTGGACACACCATCGAATGTCTAG
- a CDS encoding ATP-binding protein: MRILTDPLQTPVTFWFKGIRSSSEVEMNGYNDGGMGEISADSSTYIPRSTSYTATYDQEGTTSIELLVRVANYDSPYMGGISKPVRFGSQAAVDFSRWYSIGFQMLTFLVLLLHGIYACILYAFNRQERSLLVGAVLTLSVGITVTMGHDNILMLWLPINYTWGIKIRLISLLLQNACILLLFQRLTVVHVRKAWLKWHVVMTLIYTAVIVVVPIHITYAMIYYNVINLFFLLSLIWFLYIVGTMIFRKQSDRDIVFLLLTAGGITSNLLWSVAETARDVTTVYYPIDIIFAITGFSAYWFKKYFRNAKENMKLNTELQKGDKIKDQFLANTSHELRTPLHGIINIAHNVITREKNRLDERSLEDMELLITIGRRMSHLLGDLLDVVRLKEHRIELRQGPLSIQSVVPGVIAMLQFMAERKPVRLHMEIPELFPQVMADEERLVQIFYNLLHNALKHTEEGTISVSAEIREGHALIHVTDTGIGMDEDTRMRIFLPYEQGSYGISDGQGIGLGLNICKELVELHGGALTVRSELGKGSVFSFDLPLVDEDADQAQSQLPLIWEQAAEMMEDAPSGFLLPRPGMGDAEALATAEMAPLLKEGRATILAVDDDPVNLDVLVSILSTEPYDITTAGSGQEAMELLGTRQWDLLITDVMMPNMSGYELTQKVREQFSMSELPVLLLTARSQPPDIYTGFASGANDYVTKPVDAVELKYRIRALTMLNQSIQERLRMEAAYLQAQIQPHFLFNTLNSLMVLSDIDTEHMRKLGDAFSSYLRISFNYLNTGELVKLSYELELVEAYLFIEKTRFEDRLSVVLNIEPDLPLLLPPLSIQPLIENAVRHGLLSRNVGGTLCLSITRHEGYTRIEVKDNGKGIEPEKVAELLHATPGGKGGIGIVNTNRRLLQRYGQGLSIVSEPGEGTMVSFDIPDEI, translated from the coding sequence TTGCGCATTTTAACAGATCCACTTCAGACTCCTGTTACCTTCTGGTTCAAGGGAATCCGAAGTTCATCCGAGGTTGAGATGAATGGATACAACGACGGGGGCATGGGTGAGATCTCCGCGGATAGCAGTACATATATACCCAGAAGCACTTCATATACAGCGACCTATGATCAGGAAGGAACAACCTCCATTGAACTATTGGTCCGTGTAGCCAATTACGACAGTCCGTATATGGGCGGAATTAGCAAACCTGTTCGCTTCGGTTCACAGGCAGCCGTTGATTTTTCGCGTTGGTATTCCATTGGTTTTCAGATGCTCACCTTTCTGGTTCTGCTCCTCCACGGCATATATGCCTGTATTCTTTACGCATTTAATCGACAGGAACGTTCCTTGCTGGTTGGAGCCGTATTAACTTTATCTGTTGGCATCACGGTTACGATGGGTCATGACAATATATTGATGTTATGGCTTCCAATTAATTATACTTGGGGCATTAAAATTCGATTGATCTCATTGTTACTGCAAAATGCTTGTATCCTTCTGTTATTCCAGAGATTAACGGTGGTTCATGTACGAAAGGCATGGCTAAAGTGGCATGTTGTCATGACCTTGATCTATACGGCCGTGATTGTGGTGGTGCCCATTCATATTACATATGCCATGATCTATTACAACGTCATTAACCTATTCTTTCTTCTATCCCTGATCTGGTTTCTATATATCGTTGGAACGATGATCTTCAGGAAACAGTCGGACCGGGATATTGTTTTTCTGCTGCTTACTGCAGGAGGTATTACATCCAACCTGTTGTGGAGTGTGGCCGAGACAGCCAGAGATGTGACAACAGTCTATTATCCTATTGACATTATCTTTGCCATTACCGGCTTCTCCGCCTATTGGTTCAAGAAATACTTCAGGAATGCCAAAGAGAATATGAAGCTGAATACAGAACTGCAGAAGGGTGACAAAATTAAAGATCAATTCTTGGCGAATACATCACATGAACTGCGGACCCCGCTGCACGGGATCATTAACATCGCTCACAACGTGATCACCCGAGAGAAAAACCGGTTGGATGAACGGAGCCTGGAGGATATGGAGTTGCTGATTACGATCGGTCGACGGATGTCACATCTCCTTGGTGATCTACTGGATGTAGTTCGGCTGAAGGAGCACCGAATTGAGTTACGTCAGGGGCCTCTTTCCATACAGTCGGTTGTGCCTGGCGTTATCGCCATGCTGCAGTTCATGGCAGAACGAAAACCAGTCCGCCTTCATATGGAGATTCCGGAATTGTTCCCTCAGGTCATGGCTGATGAAGAAAGGCTTGTTCAGATTTTTTATAATCTACTGCATAACGCGCTTAAACATACAGAGGAAGGAACGATATCTGTAAGTGCCGAAATTCGTGAAGGACATGCTCTGATTCATGTGACGGATACGGGCATTGGCATGGATGAGGATACACGGATGCGTATTTTCCTCCCGTATGAACAAGGGTCGTATGGAATCAGTGATGGACAAGGCATCGGGCTTGGACTGAACATCTGCAAAGAGCTCGTAGAACTGCACGGCGGGGCACTTACGGTTCGCTCGGAACTCGGAAAGGGCTCGGTATTCAGCTTCGATCTGCCACTCGTGGATGAAGACGCCGATCAGGCTCAGTCACAACTTCCCCTGATATGGGAACAGGCCGCCGAGATGATGGAAGATGCACCTAGCGGATTCCTGCTACCCCGCCCAGGTATGGGGGACGCGGAAGCCTTGGCGACAGCAGAGATGGCTCCGTTGTTAAAAGAGGGGAGAGCTACCATTCTGGCTGTCGATGATGATCCGGTTAATCTGGATGTGCTGGTCAGCATCCTTTCGACGGAACCATACGATATAACTACAGCAGGTTCGGGTCAGGAAGCGATGGAATTGCTCGGCACACGTCAGTGGGATCTGCTCATTACAGATGTGATGATGCCCAATATGTCCGGATATGAGTTAACCCAGAAGGTGAGGGAACAATTCTCGATGTCGGAGCTTCCTGTGCTGCTGTTGACGGCACGAAGTCAGCCGCCAGATATCTACACGGGGTTTGCATCGGGGGCCAATGATTATGTCACGAAGCCTGTAGATGCGGTGGAACTGAAATATCGGATACGTGCATTGACCATGCTAAATCAGTCTATCCAAGAGCGCCTGCGCATGGAGGCTGCTTATTTACAGGCTCAGATTCAGCCTCACTTCCTGTTTAATACACTGAATTCACTTATGGTTTTAAGTGATATTGATACAGAGCATATGCGGAAGCTTGGCGATGCTTTTTCATCCTATTTACGGATCAGCTTCAACTATCTCAATACAGGGGAACTGGTGAAATTATCATACGAGCTGGAACTCGTTGAAGCCTATCTTTTTATTGAAAAAACACGATTTGAAGATCGATTGTCGGTGGTATTAAACATAGAGCCGGACCTTCCGTTGCTTCTCCCGCCGCTATCGATCCAGCCTTTGATTGAAAATGCCGTCAGACACGGACTATTAAGCCGCAATGTAGGCGGTACATTATGCCTATCCATCACTCGTCATGAGGGTTATACCCGTATTGAGGTGAAGGATAATGGTAAAGGCATCGAACCGGAGAAGGTTGCAGAACTGCTACATGCTACGCCAGGTGGAAAAGGTGGAATAGGCATTGTGAATACAAACCGCAGATTGCTGCAACGGTATGGTCAGGGATTATCCATCGTAAGTGAACCGGGTGAAGGAACGATGGTTTCATTTGATATTCCGGATGAGATATAA
- a CDS encoding DUF4180 domain-containing protein yields the protein MNITIDQQGNSKVAIIESNGIVINNAQDALDLMASVRYSDNADKLIIDKSNITEEFFELKTKLAGEILQKYVNYHVKLAIVGDFEGHNSKSLRDFIYECNNGKHFFFLKNKEEALQKLHNIS from the coding sequence ATGAACATAACTATTGATCAACAAGGCAATTCCAAGGTCGCCATTATTGAAAGTAATGGCATCGTCATCAACAATGCTCAAGATGCACTGGATTTGATGGCCTCGGTAAGGTATAGCGATAATGCCGACAAACTCATTATCGACAAATCGAACATCACAGAAGAGTTCTTCGAACTGAAAACCAAGCTTGCAGGCGAGATTTTGCAGAAATACGTGAACTATCATGTTAAGCTTGCTATTGTGGGAGATTTCGAAGGACATAACAGCAAGAGCCTGAGAGATTTCATCTATGAGTGCAACAATGGCAAGCATTTTTTCTTTTTGAAAAACAAAGAGGAAGCGCTTCAAAAGTTGCATAATATCAGTTAA
- a CDS encoding SGNH/GDSL hydrolase family protein — translation MISNENLKLYALPEIGNLKVHGRTTGERSPLTLFWTGSAVELNVRGSELWVEVESQYDIYESWISILINGVSVSRQMLTAGRYWVCIFRGMNEDVVKNVRIVKDVQAMSGDPGCSLQIHAVKSDGAFLPVQEKPYKIEFIGDSITSGEGAIGAKAEEDWIPMWFSAIHNYTFMTAEALNAEYRVISQSGWGVLTSWDNNPKGNIPYYYEQVCGLLAGERNEALGAGGPHDFGSWQPDVVVVNLGSNDGGAFQSPEWKDPDTGKVYKQRLNEDGTYHEGDLAVFEKAVEQFLFKLRKNNPAAHLVWAYGMLGFPMMPAIYRAVDTYTKGTGDRKVTIIQLPDTTEETIGARTHPGELSHRRTAEVLAEYVRGMLG, via the coding sequence GTGATATCTAATGAGAATTTAAAGTTATATGCTCTGCCTGAGATCGGAAATCTTAAAGTGCATGGCAGAACAACTGGTGAGCGATCGCCGTTGACACTATTTTGGACGGGGAGTGCAGTTGAACTCAATGTACGGGGCTCCGAACTATGGGTTGAGGTAGAGTCCCAATATGATATCTATGAGTCATGGATCAGCATTTTGATCAACGGTGTTTCGGTAAGCAGACAGATGTTAACGGCGGGAAGGTACTGGGTCTGTATTTTCCGGGGAATGAACGAGGATGTGGTGAAGAATGTTCGGATCGTTAAGGATGTTCAAGCGATGAGTGGTGACCCGGGTTGCTCCTTGCAGATTCATGCGGTGAAATCCGATGGAGCGTTCCTGCCTGTGCAGGAAAAACCGTACAAGATCGAGTTCATCGGTGACAGCATTACATCTGGCGAAGGTGCGATTGGAGCTAAAGCGGAGGAAGATTGGATTCCGATGTGGTTCAGCGCCATACATAATTATACGTTTATGACAGCAGAGGCATTGAATGCCGAATACCGGGTTATCTCGCAAAGTGGCTGGGGTGTGCTGACAAGCTGGGATAACAATCCGAAGGGGAACATTCCTTATTATTACGAGCAGGTCTGTGGCCTGCTTGCCGGAGAACGTAATGAAGCGCTTGGCGCAGGAGGTCCGCATGATTTTGGTTCGTGGCAGCCGGATGTGGTGGTTGTGAACTTGGGTAGCAATGATGGAGGTGCATTTCAGTCACCTGAGTGGAAAGATCCCGACACCGGCAAGGTGTACAAGCAGCGGCTGAACGAAGATGGTACGTATCATGAAGGTGATTTGGCTGTTTTTGAGAAAGCGGTAGAACAGTTCCTGTTCAAACTTAGGAAAAACAATCCGGCGGCACATCTCGTATGGGCTTATGGCATGCTTGGTTTTCCCATGATGCCTGCCATCTACCGTGCGGTTGATACGTATACGAAGGGGACAGGAGATCGTAAGGTTACGATTATCCAGCTTCCAGATACAACCGAAGAGACCATAGGGGCGCGCACTCATCCAGGCGAGTTATCTCACCGTAGGACGGCAGAGGTGTTAGCGGAATATGTGCGAGGCATGCTAGGATAG
- a CDS encoding response regulator has product MKVILVDDERLALIGLQKSLEKEVSGIEIIATYMNPTEAVAGIVEHRPDVVFLDIHMPEMDGMDLGRQIQAATPGTEIIFVTSYDQYAVHAFELQALDYVMKPIQKDRLKQTVSRVREKLSVKLEQRSKDTNVPLICCFNQIQFKLPGKDIQAAKWRTSKAQELFAYLLHHRNQVIHRSVLLELLWPGMEEEKTAHQLYTAIYHVRQTLKTCNMNMITIQSGHLEAGYRLELGEAQLDSEQWEREIRQWKVVDASTVHAYEQALHLYKGTYLGNYEYMWAEPERERLRYLWLYHMRQLSLYYQQHGLAEKLVESTQRIQHMLPDEEESYFMLMKLYDEMHNDLGVEEQYRLLTTRMEQDLEIPISEDITEWYQDWKLGLTKVMKK; this is encoded by the coding sequence GTGAAAGTGATATTGGTTGACGACGAACGTCTAGCGTTGATAGGCCTTCAAAAATCACTAGAAAAAGAAGTAAGCGGCATTGAAATTATTGCTACATATATGAATCCAACAGAGGCTGTGGCGGGTATTGTGGAGCACCGTCCTGATGTTGTTTTTCTGGATATTCATATGCCGGAGATGGATGGGATGGATCTGGGAAGACAGATTCAGGCAGCAACACCGGGCACCGAAATTATATTTGTGACCAGTTACGATCAATATGCGGTGCATGCTTTCGAACTACAGGCTTTGGATTATGTGATGAAGCCCATCCAAAAGGATCGATTGAAGCAGACGGTAAGCCGCGTAAGAGAGAAATTGAGCGTGAAACTGGAGCAGCGGTCAAAGGATACAAACGTACCTTTAATTTGCTGTTTTAATCAGATTCAGTTTAAGCTTCCAGGAAAGGATATCCAGGCTGCCAAATGGCGTACAAGCAAGGCGCAGGAGCTGTTTGCATACTTGCTTCACCACCGGAACCAGGTCATCCATCGCAGTGTTCTGCTGGAGCTTCTGTGGCCGGGAATGGAAGAGGAGAAGACGGCACACCAACTCTACACTGCGATTTATCATGTCCGCCAAACCCTGAAAACTTGCAATATGAATATGATCACGATTCAGAGTGGACACCTGGAGGCAGGCTATCGACTCGAATTGGGTGAGGCTCAGTTGGATAGTGAGCAGTGGGAACGGGAAATCAGGCAATGGAAAGTCGTAGACGCAAGTACCGTTCATGCCTATGAGCAAGCGCTTCATCTATATAAGGGTACCTATCTTGGCAATTATGAATACATGTGGGCTGAACCTGAGCGGGAAAGATTACGCTATCTGTGGCTGTATCATATGAGACAACTAAGTCTGTATTACCAGCAGCATGGGCTGGCGGAGAAATTGGTCGAGAGTACACAACGTATCCAGCATATGCTTCCGGATGAAGAAGAAAGTTATTTTATGCTAATGAAGTTATATGATGAAATGCACAACGATCTCGGTGTGGAGGAGCAATATCGTCTCTTAACCACCAGAATGGAGCAAGATTTGGAGATACCGATCAGTGAGGACATTACCGAATGGTATCAGGACTGGAAGCTCGGTTTAACCAAAGTCATGAAAAAATAA
- a CDS encoding DinB family protein — translation MSDSNQSFGQALVKSLVGERGHIRIARALPDIDVTLAARTHDTMPYTIYQLVKHMHYWQQFMLDHLEGRKPQLPANVSESWPEEKGPQDEATWKVDIQAFLDGVDQAVAIAETAQLDDSLLYFPGETKAGLLRNIASHNSYHLGEIVLLRRFYGAWPPPGGGYPA, via the coding sequence ATGTCAGATTCGAATCAAAGCTTTGGGCAAGCCCTTGTCAAATCATTAGTGGGGGAACGCGGTCATATCCGCATCGCCCGTGCTCTACCCGATATCGATGTCACACTTGCTGCTCGTACGCACGATACCATGCCATATACGATCTATCAGTTGGTGAAGCACATGCATTATTGGCAGCAATTCATGCTCGATCACTTGGAAGGACGCAAACCACAGCTCCCTGCTAACGTGAGTGAGAGCTGGCCTGAGGAGAAGGGTCCACAGGACGAAGCCACGTGGAAGGTAGATATTCAGGCATTCTTGGATGGGGTTGATCAAGCCGTAGCCATTGCAGAAACTGCACAATTAGATGATTCACTGCTCTATTTCCCGGGTGAAACTAAAGCAGGACTTTTGCGCAATATCGCATCCCATAACTCGTACCATCTGGGTGAGATTGTTCTGCTGCGTCGCTTCTACGGCGCATGGCCGCCTCCAGGTGGCGGATATCCGGCGTAA
- a CDS encoding SDR family oxidoreductase, which produces MKPEQSVTRHTALVIGAGGVIGGNLIDYLMTLPQWNVIGVSRRGGEDAPGLRYISADLLNEADTQDKLSHLTTVTHIFYAAYQDRPTWAELVQPNLAMLVNVVNTIEPIAPNLQHISLMQGYKVYGAHLGPFKTPAKETDAYHMPPEFNVDQQRFLEDRQPGSSWTWSALRPSVVCGFALGNPMNLAMVIGVYASISKELSLPLRFPGKPGAYHSLLEMTDATLLAHATVWAATDPRCANQAFNITNGDLFRWNELWPRIAAFFELETAPPLPLSLATVMADKENLWNSMIEKYGLVNTPYDDVSSWAFGDFVFSWDYDFFADGSKARRFGFHDFIDTETMFMDIFRNLRDRKILP; this is translated from the coding sequence TTGAAACCTGAACAATCCGTTACCCGTCATACCGCACTTGTCATTGGTGCTGGAGGCGTCATTGGAGGAAACCTTATTGATTATCTGATGACACTTCCGCAATGGAATGTCATTGGTGTATCTCGCCGCGGAGGGGAAGATGCCCCTGGGTTGCGTTATATATCAGCTGATTTACTGAACGAAGCAGACACACAAGACAAACTGAGTCATTTAACGACCGTTACGCATATTTTCTACGCCGCGTATCAGGATCGCCCAACTTGGGCCGAGTTGGTACAGCCCAACCTGGCCATGCTCGTCAATGTGGTGAATACCATCGAACCGATCGCTCCAAATCTCCAACATATTAGCCTAATGCAAGGTTATAAAGTGTACGGTGCACATCTGGGGCCATTCAAAACACCTGCCAAAGAAACGGACGCATATCATATGCCCCCCGAATTCAATGTCGATCAGCAACGGTTTCTCGAGGATCGGCAACCCGGAAGCAGCTGGACCTGGTCAGCTCTGCGCCCTTCTGTGGTATGCGGATTCGCCCTGGGTAATCCAATGAACCTTGCCATGGTTATTGGCGTGTATGCGTCTATCTCCAAGGAGCTTAGCTTGCCATTACGATTCCCCGGGAAACCAGGAGCGTATCATTCGCTTCTTGAAATGACTGATGCAACATTGCTGGCTCATGCAACCGTATGGGCAGCAACCGATCCGCGATGTGCCAATCAGGCATTTAATATCACTAATGGCGATCTGTTTCGCTGGAATGAGCTATGGCCCAGAATCGCTGCGTTTTTCGAACTGGAAACAGCCCCTCCACTGCCCCTTTCACTTGCAACAGTGATGGCAGATAAAGAAAATCTTTGGAATTCAATGATTGAAAAGTATGGTTTGGTAAACACCCCTTATGACGATGTCTCTTCCTGGGCATTTGGTGACTTTGTCTTCTCGTGGGATTACGATTTCTTCGCGGATGGTTCCAAAGCTCGCCGCTTCGGATTCCATGATTTCATCGACACTGAGACTATGTTTATGGATATTTTCAGAAATCTGCGTGATCGTAAGATCCTTCCGTAA